A genome region from Streptomyces pratensis includes the following:
- a CDS encoding ATP-dependent helicase, whose translation MSSSSTTRNSPHRQARRRAPGAYRLVRTPPGSVDPPLLDAPQRAVVDHRDGPLLVLAGPGTGKTTTLVEAVARRVARGTDPARILVLTFSRKAAVELRDRMAARLGGTRGPQATTFHSYCYALVRAHQDADLFADPLRLLSGPEQDVTVRELLAGQLGLERSGLAHVRWPDELRACLTTRGFADEVRAVLARSRELGLGPDALAAFARRTGRPDWSAAAQFLAEYLDVLDAQGVLDYAELVHRAVLLAERPEVAAELARSYDAVFVDEYQDTDPAQVRLLHALAGNRGTGAPDTGGGRTLIAFGDPDQSIYAFRGADVNGILDFPDTFRRADGAPAPVGVLTTSRRSGAILLEATRLLTCRMPLTRLPSDKVRAHRELSAVRGGGRVETYTYPTPSTELENIADLLRRAHLEEGVPWRDMAVLVRAGGRSIPVVRRALTSAGVPLEIDGDDLPLRHEPAVAPLLTALRAVATAALHPATPGDAEAGASEDVALGDGALGDGAPGDPADEAFGGPEDGVLGDPADEAFGGPEDGVLGDPADEAFGGPEDGVLGHLEDGAPGGPEDGPVAGGDRAVPGRLDTETALALLTSPLGSMDAADLRRLGRALRDEERAAGHRVPPPSGELLALALAEPERLATHDPAYARGAQRLGALLREARELLENGGTAEEALWVLWNGTSWPGRLERAALRGGAGGRNADRDLDAVCALFDTAARAEERTGGRGALNFLEEIDAQDIAADTLSRRAVRPDAVRLMTAHRSKGLEWRLVVVAGVQEGLWPDLRRRGSLLEADRIGRDGLAEPLTPGALLAEERRLFYVAATRARERLVVTAVKAPADDGDQPSRFLTELGVEPRDVTGRPRRPLAVASLVAELRATTVDPAASEALRDAAAHRLARLAALTDDEGQPLVPAAHPHRWWGLNEPTRSEVPLRDRDHPVALSGSALDQLANTCALQWFLGREVKADAPATAAQGFGNVVHVLADEVASGRTAADLDVLMERLDSVWDGLVFDAPWKSQQEKDQARAALERFLRWHVMDRAGRTPTASEHDFDVTLDAGEYAVRIRGSMDRVEQDTEGRAYVVDFKTGKGAPTRDEVASHPQLAVYQLAVREGAVDEMFDGRRPEPGGAELVQLRQPAPKKEGGDALPKVQAQEPLSGEWVSDLLATAAGRVLDERFTPSTGQHCAHCTFRTSCSAQPEGRQIIE comes from the coding sequence GTGAGCTCCTCCTCCACCACCCGGAACAGCCCGCACCGTCAGGCACGGCGGCGGGCTCCGGGCGCGTACCGGCTGGTGCGCACGCCCCCGGGCTCCGTGGACCCCCCTCTCCTGGACGCACCGCAACGAGCCGTGGTTGATCACCGGGACGGCCCGCTGCTCGTTCTCGCCGGACCGGGCACGGGCAAGACCACGACGCTGGTCGAGGCGGTCGCCCGGCGGGTGGCCCGGGGGACCGACCCCGCCCGGATCCTCGTCCTCACCTTCAGCCGCAAGGCGGCGGTCGAACTGCGCGACAGGATGGCGGCCCGGCTCGGCGGTACCCGGGGCCCGCAGGCCACCACCTTCCACTCGTACTGCTATGCCCTGGTCCGCGCCCACCAGGACGCGGACCTCTTCGCCGACCCGCTGCGCCTGCTCTCCGGGCCGGAGCAGGACGTCACCGTCCGTGAACTCCTGGCAGGACAGCTCGGCCTGGAGCGGTCCGGGCTGGCCCATGTCCGCTGGCCCGACGAGCTGCGCGCCTGCCTGACCACCCGGGGCTTCGCCGACGAGGTGCGTGCGGTGCTGGCCCGCAGCCGTGAGCTCGGCCTCGGCCCGGACGCCCTGGCGGCGTTCGCCCGCCGCACGGGCCGCCCCGACTGGAGCGCCGCCGCCCAGTTCCTCGCCGAGTACCTGGACGTCCTCGACGCCCAGGGCGTCCTCGACTACGCGGAACTCGTCCACCGGGCCGTCCTGCTCGCCGAACGGCCGGAGGTGGCGGCGGAACTGGCCCGGAGCTACGACGCCGTGTTCGTCGACGAGTACCAGGACACCGACCCCGCCCAGGTCAGGCTGCTGCACGCGCTGGCCGGGAACCGGGGTACCGGCGCTCCGGACACCGGAGGCGGCCGGACGCTCATCGCCTTCGGCGACCCCGACCAGTCGATCTACGCCTTCCGGGGTGCCGATGTGAACGGCATCCTCGACTTCCCGGACACCTTCCGCCGCGCCGACGGCGCGCCCGCCCCCGTCGGGGTCCTCACGACCTCGCGCCGCTCCGGCGCGATCCTGCTCGAGGCCACCCGGCTGCTCACCTGCCGGATGCCGCTCACCCGCCTGCCCTCCGACAAGGTCCGCGCCCACCGCGAGCTGTCCGCCGTGCGGGGAGGGGGGCGCGTCGAGACGTACACCTATCCGACCCCTTCCACGGAGCTGGAGAACATCGCCGATCTGCTCCGGCGCGCGCACCTGGAGGAGGGTGTGCCCTGGAGGGACATGGCGGTCCTCGTACGCGCCGGCGGCCGTTCGATCCCCGTCGTGCGCCGGGCGCTCACCTCCGCCGGGGTCCCGCTCGAGATCGACGGCGACGATCTTCCCCTGCGCCACGAGCCCGCGGTCGCCCCGCTCCTGACCGCCCTGCGCGCGGTCGCCACGGCGGCGCTTCACCCCGCGACGCCCGGGGACGCGGAGGCCGGCGCGTCCGAGGACGTTGCGCTCGGGGACGGTGCGCTCGGGGACGGTGCGCCTGGGGACCCGGCGGACGAGGCGTTCGGGGGTCCGGAGGACGGCGTGCTCGGGGATCCGGCGGACGAGGCGTTCGGGGGTCCGGAGGACGGCGTGCTGGGGGATCCGGCGGACGAGGCTTTCGGGGGTCCGGAGGACGGCGTGCTCGGCCATCTGGAGGACGGTGCGCCCGGGGGGCCGGAGGACGGGCCCGTAGCCGGTGGCGACCGGGCGGTACCCGGACGGCTCGACACCGAGACCGCCCTCGCCCTCCTCACCTCGCCACTCGGCTCGATGGACGCCGCCGACCTGCGCCGCCTCGGCCGTGCCCTGCGTGACGAGGAGAGAGCTGCCGGGCATCGCGTACCGCCGCCGTCCGGCGAACTGCTGGCCCTGGCGCTGGCCGAGCCCGAGCGTCTCGCCACGCACGACCCCGCGTACGCCCGCGGAGCCCAGCGCCTCGGCGCGCTCCTGCGCGAGGCCCGCGAACTCCTGGAGAACGGCGGCACCGCCGAAGAGGCCCTGTGGGTCCTCTGGAACGGCACCTCCTGGCCCGGCCGCCTGGAGCGGGCGGCTCTGCGGGGCGGCGCGGGCGGACGGAACGCCGACCGGGACCTCGACGCCGTATGCGCCCTCTTCGACACGGCCGCACGCGCCGAGGAACGCACCGGCGGGCGCGGCGCGCTCAACTTCCTGGAGGAGATCGACGCCCAGGACATCGCCGCCGACACCCTGTCCCGGCGCGCCGTACGCCCCGACGCCGTACGCCTGATGACCGCGCATCGCTCCAAGGGCCTGGAATGGCGCCTGGTGGTCGTCGCCGGGGTGCAGGAGGGGCTCTGGCCCGACCTGCGCCGCCGGGGATCGCTCCTGGAGGCGGACCGGATCGGGCGCGACGGCCTGGCCGAACCCCTCACCCCGGGGGCGCTCCTGGCCGAGGAACGCCGCCTGTTCTACGTGGCTGCCACCCGGGCCCGGGAACGTCTGGTGGTCACCGCTGTCAAGGCACCCGCCGACGACGGAGACCAGCCCTCGCGCTTCCTCACCGAACTCGGCGTCGAGCCCCGGGACGTCACCGGACGCCCCCGGCGCCCGCTCGCGGTGGCCTCCCTCGTCGCGGAACTGCGGGCGACGACCGTCGACCCCGCCGCATCGGAGGCCCTGCGTGACGCCGCCGCCCACCGGCTGGCCCGGCTCGCGGCACTCACCGACGACGAGGGCCAGCCGCTCGTGCCCGCCGCCCACCCCCACCGCTGGTGGGGGCTGAACGAACCGACCCGCTCCGAGGTCCCGCTGCGCGACCGGGACCACCCCGTCGCGCTCTCCGGGAGCGCGCTCGACCAGCTCGCCAACACCTGCGCCCTCCAGTGGTTCCTCGGCCGCGAGGTGAAGGCCGACGCCCCGGCGACCGCGGCGCAGGGCTTCGGCAACGTGGTCCACGTGCTCGCCGACGAGGTGGCATCCGGCCGTACCGCCGCCGACCTGGACGTCCTGATGGAGCGCCTGGACTCCGTATGGGACGGCCTGGTCTTCGACGCCCCCTGGAAATCGCAGCAGGAGAAGGACCAGGCACGCGCGGCCCTGGAACGCTTCCTGCGCTGGCACGTCATGGACCGTGCGGGCCGCACCCCCACCGCCAGCGAGCACGACTTCGACGTCACCCTCGACGCGGGCGAGTACGCGGTGCGAATCCGGGGCTCCATGGACCGGGTGGAACAGGACACCGAGGGCAGGGCGTACGTCGTCGACTTCAAGACCGGAAAGGGTGCGCCGACCAGGGACGAGGTCGCCTCCCACCCCCAGCTCGCCGTCTACCAGCTGGCGGTCAGGGAAGGCGCCGTCGACGAGATGTTCGACGGCAGGCGCCCGGAACCCGGAGGAGCCGAGCTCGTCCAGCTGCGCCAGCCCGCCCCGAAGAAGGAGGGCGGCGACGCGCTCCCCAAGGTGCAGGCGCAGGAACCCCTCTCCGGGGAATGGGTCTCCGACCTGCTGGCCACGGCGGCCGGCCGGGTCCTGGACGAACGGTTCACCCCTTCGACCGGCCAGCACTGCGCGCACTGCACCTTCAGGACGTCGTGCAGCGCGCAGCCCGAAGGCCGTCAGATCATCGAATGA
- a CDS encoding alpha/beta hydrolase has protein sequence MRLRRRARGGAAPVAALLVATALAGCDDGPAPPRSSQDSSRPLDWGRCAAPEGGTAPGPGWRCATLDVPLDHAQPDGETIGIALIRRAATKKSERIGSMLFNFGGPGGSGVDILPRAADSYRELNTRYDLVGFDPRGVAASAGVRCRSDRDQETAYREVDMTPDTAAEEAAFVADGTDFGAGCERLSPAVLPHVGTTNAARDMDAIRRALGDGKLSYLGISYGTELGATYAHLFPETVGRVVLDAVVDPTADSVGHARNQATGFQRALDNYLKDRGQDPAAGTRRIADLLERLDAEPLPTASGRELNESLAVIGIVTPLYSKNDWPDLTAALDEAENSGRGDRLLRLADSYNGRDEEGRYETRSHSQRAISCADAKARPTAAEARASLPGFRALSPVFGPFLAWDTAGWCAGWPVEGEHDTPEASAPGAAPILVIGTTGDPATPYEGARRMADELGEGVGVMLTNKGEGHGSYGESACVTSLVDAYFLEGKVPADGRTCP, from the coding sequence ATGCGCCTACGGCGACGGGCCCGCGGGGGCGCCGCACCCGTTGCGGCCCTGCTGGTGGCGACGGCCCTCGCAGGCTGCGACGACGGCCCGGCGCCACCTCGGTCTTCACAGGACTCCTCCCGGCCCCTGGACTGGGGGCGCTGCGCCGCCCCGGAGGGCGGCACCGCGCCCGGCCCCGGCTGGCGGTGCGCCACCCTCGACGTACCCCTGGACCACGCACAGCCGGACGGGGAGACGATCGGTATCGCGCTGATCCGCAGGGCGGCCACGAAGAAGAGCGAGCGGATCGGCTCGATGCTCTTCAACTTCGGTGGCCCCGGCGGCTCGGGAGTGGACATCCTGCCGCGCGCCGCGGATTCGTACAGGGAGCTCAACACCCGCTACGACCTGGTGGGCTTCGACCCCCGTGGCGTCGCCGCCAGCGCGGGGGTCCGCTGCCGGAGCGACCGGGACCAGGAGACGGCCTACCGCGAGGTGGACATGACCCCGGACACCGCCGCGGAGGAGGCCGCGTTCGTCGCCGACGGCACGGACTTCGGTGCCGGCTGCGAGCGTCTCTCCCCCGCCGTGCTCCCCCATGTCGGCACGACGAACGCCGCCCGGGACATGGACGCGATCCGCCGTGCGCTCGGCGACGGCAAACTGTCGTACCTCGGCATCTCGTACGGCACGGAGCTCGGCGCGACCTATGCGCACCTCTTCCCGGAGACCGTGGGAAGGGTCGTCCTGGACGCCGTCGTCGACCCGACGGCGGACTCGGTGGGCCACGCCCGTAATCAGGCGACGGGTTTCCAGCGAGCGCTGGACAACTATCTGAAGGACCGGGGCCAGGACCCGGCGGCGGGTACCAGGCGGATAGCGGACCTGCTGGAGCGGCTCGACGCGGAGCCGCTGCCGACCGCCTCCGGCCGCGAGCTCAACGAATCGCTCGCCGTCATCGGCATCGTGACCCCCCTCTACTCGAAGAACGACTGGCCCGACCTGACGGCAGCGCTCGACGAGGCGGAGAACAGCGGCAGGGGTGACCGTCTCCTCCGGCTGGCCGATTCGTACAACGGCCGCGACGAGGAAGGACGTTACGAAACCCGGAGCCACTCCCAGCGGGCGATCTCCTGCGCCGACGCCAAGGCGCGTCCGACGGCTGCCGAGGCCCGGGCGTCGCTCCCCGGGTTCCGGGCGCTGTCGCCGGTCTTCGGCCCGTTCCTGGCCTGGGACACGGCCGGCTGGTGCGCGGGGTGGCCGGTCGAAGGGGAGCACGACACACCGGAGGCGAGCGCCCCGGGAGCCGCCCCCATCCTGGTCATCGGCACGACGGGAGACCCGGCGACCCCGTACGAGGGCGCGCGGCGGATGGCGGACGAACTGGGTGAAGGGGTCGGCGTCATGCTGACCAACAAGGGCGAGGGGCACGGCTCGTACGGCGAGAGCGCATGCGTGACCTCACTCGTCGACGCCTACTTCCTGGAGGGGAAGGTCCCGGCGGACGGGCGCACCTGCCCCTGA
- a CDS encoding MGMT family protein, translating to MSEDRTSGSRTGAAPAEPVTAELPLYAERVLDVADLIPPGRVMTYGDVAEWLGDGGPRQVGRAMALYGSAVPWWRVVRADGLLLPGHELRALGHYREEGTPLRPAPRDAEGHVPRLDMKRARWDGVTGRPGEEAHT from the coding sequence ATGAGCGAAGACCGGACGAGCGGCAGCCGGACCGGGGCCGCGCCCGCCGAACCCGTGACCGCGGAGCTGCCCCTCTACGCCGAGCGGGTCCTGGACGTGGCGGACCTCATCCCGCCAGGCCGTGTCATGACGTACGGCGATGTCGCGGAGTGGCTCGGTGACGGCGGGCCCAGACAGGTCGGCCGGGCGATGGCTCTGTACGGCTCCGCGGTGCCCTGGTGGCGAGTGGTGCGGGCCGACGGGCTGCTGCTGCCGGGCCATGAACTGCGGGCGCTCGGCCACTACCGCGAGGAGGGCACTCCGCTGCGCCCGGCACCGCGCGACGCGGAGGGGCACGTCCCGCGCCTCGACATGAAACGCGCAAGATGGGACGGCGTCACCGGCCGTCCGGGCGAGGAAGCTCACACCTGA
- a CDS encoding alpha/beta hydrolase, whose product MRTSPALRAAALAATASVLLPLAACSDDGGDGDPERSTPKAASTAAPTATAEELSSQKLDWKPCPAPNAAQGSGPSPSPLPGGANWECSFMDVPLDYSDPEGRTIELALIRAAARNQERRIGSLIFNFGGPGASGVATLPSFGTAYDSLRSRYDLVSFDPRGVGRSEGVECSDDEALDARYEQDGTPDDAEEEKAFVEDQKSYIADCEENSGDELPYVGTTNAARDLDLMRQVLGDDKLYYFGISYGTELGGVYAHLYPEKVGRAVLDAVVDPTEDSLQSSLGQAEGFQLALDNFTADCAERDDCRLPGATSQEVQDWITGLLDKLEKKPVPGLGERELTQTQATTGIASALYSKETWPLLEQGLDEADGDNGGLLLALADSLNGRSEDGHYDNSNAANAAINCADSEQRFTLEQTRKALPEFRKASPVFGDYLAWGLMSCTGWPVAGAWDTPDVSAPGSAPILVIGNTGDPATPYAGAKAMAAELGKGVGIELTYKGEGHGAYNGGSTCVQRAVDGYLLEGKVPKSGTVCG is encoded by the coding sequence ATGAGGACCTCTCCCGCTCTGCGCGCCGCCGCCCTCGCCGCCACCGCCAGCGTGCTGCTGCCGCTGGCCGCCTGTTCGGACGACGGCGGCGACGGAGATCCGGAGAGGTCCACGCCGAAGGCCGCGTCGACGGCGGCCCCCACCGCGACGGCGGAGGAACTGTCCTCCCAGAAGCTCGACTGGAAGCCCTGCCCGGCCCCGAACGCGGCCCAGGGAAGTGGTCCGTCTCCCTCGCCCCTGCCGGGAGGGGCGAACTGGGAGTGCTCCTTCATGGACGTCCCCCTCGACTACTCGGACCCGGAGGGCCGGACCATCGAACTGGCGCTCATCCGCGCCGCCGCCAGGAACCAGGAGCGGCGGATCGGCTCGCTGATCTTCAACTTCGGCGGGCCGGGCGCCTCCGGTGTCGCCACGCTGCCGTCCTTCGGCACCGCCTACGACTCGCTCCGCTCCCGCTACGACCTGGTGAGCTTCGACCCGCGCGGGGTCGGGCGCAGCGAGGGCGTCGAGTGCTCGGACGACGAGGCGCTCGACGCGCGGTACGAGCAGGACGGCACACCGGACGACGCCGAGGAGGAAAAGGCGTTCGTCGAGGACCAGAAGTCCTACATCGCGGACTGCGAGGAGAACTCCGGGGACGAACTGCCCTACGTCGGCACGACGAACGCGGCGCGGGACCTCGATCTCATGCGCCAGGTACTCGGCGACGACAAGCTGTACTACTTCGGGATCTCGTACGGCACCGAACTGGGCGGCGTCTACGCCCACCTGTACCCCGAGAAGGTCGGCCGGGCCGTCCTGGACGCGGTCGTCGACCCCACGGAGGACTCACTGCAGTCCTCGCTCGGCCAGGCGGAAGGTTTCCAGCTCGCCCTGGACAACTTCACCGCCGACTGCGCCGAGCGCGACGACTGCCGACTCCCCGGCGCCACCTCGCAGGAGGTCCAGGACTGGATCACCGGTCTCCTGGACAAGCTGGAGAAGAAGCCCGTCCCCGGCCTGGGTGAACGGGAACTGACGCAGACCCAGGCCACCACGGGTATCGCCTCGGCGCTCTACTCGAAGGAGACCTGGCCACTTCTCGAACAGGGACTCGACGAGGCGGACGGCGACAACGGCGGCCTTCTGCTCGCGCTCGCCGACTCCTTGAACGGCCGCTCCGAGGACGGGCACTACGACAACTCGAACGCCGCGAACGCGGCCATCAACTGCGCGGACTCCGAACAGCGGTTCACCCTGGAACAGACCAGGAAGGCGCTCCCCGAGTTCCGCAAGGCGTCCCCCGTGTTCGGGGACTACCTGGCCTGGGGGCTGATGTCCTGCACCGGCTGGCCCGTCGCGGGCGCGTGGGACACCCCCGACGTCAGCGCGCCGGGTTCCGCCCCGATCCTGGTCATCGGCAACACAGGGGACCCCGCGACCCCGTACGCCGGCGCGAAGGCGATGGCCGCCGAACTCGGCAAGGGGGTCGGGATCGAGCTCACGTACAAGGGCGAGGGTCACGGCGCGTACAACGGCGGCAGCACGTGTGTGCAGCGCGCTGTGGACGGCTACCTGCTCGAAGGGAAGGTCCCGAAGTCGGGAACGGTCTGCGGGTGA
- a CDS encoding lysylphosphatidylglycerol synthase domain-containing protein, translated as MQPPKAAGASDAEPRPDAPDAPGAGAPDTEEATGHSLSGSTLASAGTSLTDRVSGDEPLLPARVHRPSDLLRLLVGVLAIALLFSIAAFAQGTTTGLEDDISKGTDQAPDLLIKIAGLVSSIAVLLVPVAFAIERLVKRDGLRIADGVLAAVLAHGVTLATDLWVARSAPGTIREALTQPQPGDALTDPVHGYLAPVIAYMTAVGMARRPRWRVVLWVVLLLDAFAMLVGGYTTPFSIVLTVLIGWTVAYGTLYAVGSPNVRPTGQHLMAGLRHVGFRPVAAMRTEDTADNTDQSDQGRRYLVTLEDGPPLDVTVVDREQQAQGFFYRVWRRLTLRSITQRRSIQSLRQALEQEALLAYAAIAAGANAPKLIATSELGPDAVMLVYEHIGGRSLDAMEDEEITDDLVRGAWRQVKALQSRRIAHRRLTGDAILVDRSGTVFVTDLRGGEIAAGDLILRMDVAQLLTTTGLRVGAERAVAGALAVLGPDAVADCLPLLQPIALSRSTRATLRRLARERSQREREAVLEASQAAKEAKAEEHDTSAANDRKAVRKSLRTEKQAEKRAIDDAMEEAREEDMLAQIRRQVLLIRPQAPVEPVRLERIKPRTLFSFIAGAIAAYFLISQVTKADFGTVVEQAEWGWVAAALGFSALSYVAAAMSLLGFVPERVAFGKTVLAQVAGSFVKIVAPAAIGGVALNTRFLQRAGVRPGLAVASVGASQLFGLGCHILLLALFGYLTGTERTPDSLTPSRTVIAGLLTVAVLVLVVTAIPFLRKFVVTRVRSLFAGVVPRMLDVVQRPQKLVTGIGGMLLLTGLFVLCLDASIRAFSGPGVPELSYASIAVVFLAGNALGSAAPTPGGMGAVEGALTLGLIAVGLPSEAAVPSVLLYRVMTLWLPVLPGWICFNQLTRKGEL; from the coding sequence GTGCAGCCACCGAAGGCGGCGGGCGCCTCTGACGCCGAGCCGCGCCCGGACGCACCCGACGCCCCGGGTGCCGGTGCTCCGGACACCGAGGAGGCCACCGGGCACTCCCTCTCGGGATCGACACTCGCCTCGGCCGGCACGAGCCTGACGGACCGCGTCTCGGGCGACGAGCCCCTGCTGCCCGCCCGGGTCCACCGCCCCTCCGATCTGCTGCGGCTCCTCGTCGGTGTCCTCGCGATCGCTCTGCTGTTCTCCATCGCCGCGTTCGCCCAGGGGACCACCACCGGTCTCGAGGACGACATCTCCAAGGGCACCGACCAGGCCCCGGATCTGCTGATCAAGATCGCGGGCCTGGTGTCCAGCATCGCCGTGCTCCTCGTGCCGGTCGCCTTCGCGATCGAACGTCTGGTGAAACGCGACGGGCTGCGGATCGCGGACGGTGTACTCGCCGCCGTACTGGCCCACGGGGTGACCCTGGCCACCGATCTCTGGGTCGCCAGGTCGGCTCCCGGGACGATCCGGGAGGCCCTGACACAGCCCCAGCCGGGTGACGCGCTCACCGACCCCGTGCACGGGTATCTCGCGCCCGTCATCGCCTACATGACGGCGGTCGGGATGGCCCGCAGACCGCGCTGGCGGGTCGTGCTGTGGGTGGTGCTGCTCCTGGACGCCTTCGCGATGCTGGTCGGCGGCTACACCACCCCGTTCTCGATCGTCCTCACCGTGCTGATCGGCTGGACCGTGGCGTACGGCACGCTGTACGCGGTCGGCTCGCCGAACGTCCGCCCGACCGGTCAGCACCTGATGGCCGGTCTGCGCCACGTCGGCTTCCGCCCGGTCGCCGCGATGCGCACCGAGGACACGGCCGACAACACCGACCAGAGCGACCAGGGGCGCCGCTATCTGGTCACCCTGGAGGACGGGCCACCGCTGGACGTGACGGTCGTCGACCGCGAACAGCAGGCCCAGGGCTTCTTCTACCGGGTGTGGCGCAGGCTCACCCTCCGCAGCATCACCCAGCGCCGCTCCATCCAGTCGCTGCGCCAGGCCCTGGAACAGGAAGCGCTCCTCGCGTACGCGGCGATCGCCGCCGGTGCCAACGCGCCCAAGCTGATCGCCACGTCCGAACTCGGGCCCGACGCCGTGATGCTCGTCTACGAGCACATCGGAGGGCGCTCGCTGGACGCCATGGAGGACGAGGAGATCACCGACGACCTGGTGCGCGGAGCCTGGCGCCAGGTGAAGGCCCTCCAGTCGCGGCGGATCGCGCACCGCAGGCTCACCGGGGACGCCATCCTGGTGGATCGTTCCGGCACGGTGTTCGTCACGGACCTGCGGGGCGGCGAGATCGCGGCCGGGGACCTGATCCTGCGCATGGACGTGGCCCAGCTGCTCACCACCACCGGCCTGCGGGTGGGCGCCGAACGGGCCGTCGCCGGGGCACTCGCCGTGCTCGGGCCCGACGCCGTCGCCGACTGCCTGCCGCTGCTCCAGCCGATCGCGCTGAGCCGCTCCACCCGGGCGACGCTCCGCAGACTCGCCCGGGAGCGTTCGCAGCGGGAGCGTGAGGCGGTGCTGGAGGCCTCGCAGGCGGCCAAGGAGGCGAAGGCCGAGGAGCACGACACCTCGGCGGCCAACGACCGCAAGGCCGTCCGCAAGTCCCTGCGCACCGAGAAGCAGGCCGAGAAGCGGGCGATCGACGATGCGATGGAGGAGGCCCGCGAGGAGGACATGCTGGCCCAGATCCGCCGCCAGGTGCTGCTGATCAGGCCGCAGGCGCCGGTCGAGCCGGTCCGCCTGGAGCGCATCAAGCCGCGGACCCTCTTCAGCTTCATCGCGGGCGCCATCGCCGCCTACTTCCTGATCTCGCAGGTCACCAAGGCCGACTTCGGGACGGTCGTGGAGCAGGCGGAGTGGGGGTGGGTGGCTGCGGCGCTGGGCTTCTCGGCCCTGAGCTACGTCGCCGCGGCCATGAGCCTGCTCGGCTTCGTGCCCGAGCGGGTGGCATTCGGGAAGACTGTTCTCGCGCAGGTCGCGGGGTCGTTCGTGAAGATCGTGGCCCCCGCCGCGATCGGCGGTGTCGCTCTGAACACACGCTTCCTGCAACGCGCCGGGGTGCGCCCGGGGCTCGCCGTCGCGAGCGTGGGCGCGTCCCAGCTGTTCGGTCTCGGCTGCCACATCCTGCTGCTCGCCCTGTTCGGCTATCTGACCGGCACGGAGAGGACCCCGGACTCGCTCACCCCGTCGAGGACGGTCATCGCGGGCCTGCTCACGGTCGCCGTTCTCGTACTGGTCGTGACCGCGATCCCCTTCCTCCGGAAGTTCGTCGTCACCCGCGTGCGGTCGCTGTTCGCCGGCGTCGTGCCCCGCATGCTCGACGTGGTGCAGCGTCCGCAGAAGCTGGTCACCGGCATCGGCGGCATGCTGCTGCTGACCGGGCTGTTCGTCCTGTGCCTCGACGCGTCGATCCGCGCCTTCAGTGGTCCCGGCGTCCCCGAGCTCAGCTACGCGAGCATCGCGGTGGTCTTCCTCGCGGGCAACGCCCTCGGGTCGGCGGCCCCCACCCCGGGCGGCATGGGCGCCGTCGAGGGGGCACTGACCCTGGGTCTGATCGCTGTGGGCCTGCCGTCGGAGGCCGCGGTACCGTCCGTGCTGCTGTACCGCGTGATGACGCTGTGGCTGCCGGTCCTCCCCGGCTGGATCTGCTTCAACCAGCTGACCCGCAAGGGCGAGCTCTGA